A stretch of the Bradyrhizobium arachidis genome encodes the following:
- the obgE gene encoding GTPase ObgE yields the protein MKFLDEAKVYIRSGDGGNGCVAFRREKFIEFGGPSGGNGGRGGNVVIEVADGLNTLIDYRYQQHFKAQKGENGMGSDRHGANGKNIVLKVPMGTQIFDEDRETLIHDFTKVGEKFVLAEGGNGGFGNAHFKSSTNRAPRNANPGQPGEERWIWLRLKLIADAGLVGMPNAGKSTFLSKVSAARPKIADYPFTTLHPQLGVVNADGREFVLADIPGLIEGAHEGTGLGDRFLGHVERCRVLLHLIDATCEHAGKAYKTVRHELDAYGGQLTDKIEIVALNKIDAVEPDELKKQKDRLKRAAKKTPLLMSGVTGQGVKEALRALADIIGESPVSAKAKSAAEAEPWAN from the coding sequence ATGAAATTCCTCGACGAGGCAAAGGTCTATATCCGCTCCGGTGACGGCGGGAACGGCTGCGTGGCGTTCCGCCGCGAAAAGTTCATTGAATTCGGCGGTCCCTCCGGCGGCAATGGCGGCCGCGGCGGCAATGTCGTGATCGAGGTCGCCGACGGCCTCAACACGCTGATCGACTACCGCTACCAGCAGCATTTCAAGGCCCAGAAGGGCGAGAACGGCATGGGCTCGGACCGCCATGGTGCGAACGGCAAGAACATCGTGCTGAAGGTGCCGATGGGCACGCAGATTTTTGACGAGGATCGCGAGACGCTGATCCACGACTTCACCAAGGTCGGCGAAAAGTTCGTGCTCGCCGAAGGCGGCAATGGCGGTTTCGGCAACGCGCATTTCAAGTCGTCGACCAACCGCGCGCCGCGCAACGCCAATCCCGGCCAGCCCGGCGAAGAGCGCTGGATCTGGCTGCGGCTGAAACTGATCGCGGATGCCGGCCTCGTGGGCATGCCGAATGCCGGCAAATCCACCTTCCTCTCCAAGGTCAGCGCGGCGCGGCCAAAAATCGCCGACTACCCTTTCACCACGCTGCATCCACAGCTCGGTGTCGTGAACGCCGACGGCCGCGAATTCGTGCTCGCGGATATTCCAGGACTGATCGAAGGCGCGCATGAAGGCACCGGCCTCGGCGATCGCTTCCTCGGCCATGTCGAGCGCTGCCGCGTGCTGCTGCATCTCATCGACGCAACCTGCGAGCATGCCGGCAAGGCCTACAAGACGGTGCGCCACGAGCTCGACGCCTATGGCGGGCAGCTCACCGACAAGATCGAGATCGTGGCGCTGAACAAGATCGACGCGGTCGAGCCGGACGAGTTGAAGAAGCAGAAGGATCGCCTGAAGCGCGCCGCCAAGAAGACGCCGCTCCTGATGTCAGGCGTCACCGGCCAAGGCGTCAAGGAAGCGCTGCGCGCGCTCGCCGACATCATCGGCGAAAGCCCGGTGTCCGCCAAGGCCAAGAGCGCGGCGGAAGCGGAGCCCTGGGCGAACTGA
- a CDS encoding MaoC family dehydratase: MTEFDPTQHRMVPEQRWFEDFVLGERFVLPSRTQTAAIFAAFQTASGDTHPVHYDVEYCRARGMPHLLAHGFQTLIHTAPGAGLFPFMVEDSLVGFLEQSSRFLKPVYADDTIYPALEVIELVAGRTTGTVTLKSTIYNQRKELVLDGMQKFLIRRRPT; encoded by the coding sequence ATGACCGAGTTCGATCCGACCCAGCACCGCATGGTCCCCGAGCAACGCTGGTTCGAGGATTTCGTCCTCGGCGAGCGTTTTGTGCTGCCGAGCCGCACCCAGACCGCGGCGATATTCGCTGCGTTCCAGACCGCGAGCGGCGATACCCATCCGGTGCACTACGACGTCGAATATTGCCGCGCCCGCGGCATGCCGCATCTGCTCGCCCACGGTTTTCAGACCCTGATCCACACTGCGCCAGGCGCGGGCCTGTTTCCCTTCATGGTCGAGGACTCGCTGGTCGGCTTTCTCGAGCAGTCGAGCCGGTTCCTCAAACCGGTGTACGCGGATGACACGATCTATCCGGCGCTCGAGGTGATCGAGCTGGTAGCAGGCCGCACCACCGGCACGGTGACGCTGAAGAGCACGATCTACAACCAGCGCAAGGAGCTGGTGCTAGACGGGATGCAGAAGTTCTTGATCCGGCGGCGGCCGACCTGA
- a CDS encoding DMT family transporter, translating into MPLFKKLSAYDERSARLAGIALMLLSIFMFSFGDAMGKFMVATYSVGQLLFLRAIAALLLLSPIIWRQRHEFTRLERPWLQLLRVTLSTLEVAAFFLATVYLPLADVITYYLAGPIFVTALSALLLGEHVGWRRWTAILIGFCGVLIALRPSAQTVSLPALIALGGSLSFALLMLITRSLRETPDIVMASSQFCGTFLLGLGLSVFHWVPPTGGSLVLFALAGLTSVAALFCVNRSLKLAPASVVVPYQYSMIVWAVIFGFVVFGDVPSMATIIGAAIIIGAGLYIYLRERDLGRQEDTQVSPPV; encoded by the coding sequence ATGCCTCTCTTCAAGAAACTCTCAGCCTACGACGAACGCTCCGCACGGTTGGCCGGCATCGCCCTGATGCTGCTGTCGATCTTCATGTTCTCGTTCGGCGACGCCATGGGCAAGTTCATGGTGGCGACCTATTCGGTCGGGCAGCTCCTGTTCCTGCGCGCGATCGCGGCGCTGCTCCTGCTGTCGCCGATCATCTGGCGGCAGCGCCATGAATTCACCCGCCTCGAACGGCCCTGGCTGCAGCTTCTGCGCGTGACGCTGTCGACGCTGGAGGTCGCGGCCTTCTTCCTTGCGACCGTCTATCTGCCGCTCGCCGACGTCATCACCTATTATCTCGCGGGGCCGATCTTCGTCACCGCCTTGTCGGCGCTTCTGCTCGGCGAGCATGTCGGCTGGCGGCGCTGGACCGCGATCCTGATCGGTTTTTGCGGCGTGCTGATCGCGCTGCGCCCCTCGGCACAAACCGTCAGCCTGCCGGCGCTGATCGCGCTCGGCGGCAGCCTGTCGTTCGCGCTGCTGATGCTGATCACGCGCTCCCTGCGCGAGACGCCCGACATCGTGATGGCGTCGTCGCAGTTTTGCGGCACGTTCCTGCTCGGCCTCGGGCTCTCTGTGTTCCACTGGGTGCCGCCGACCGGCGGCAGTCTCGTGCTGTTCGCGCTGGCGGGACTCACCTCGGTCGCGGCGCTGTTCTGCGTCAACCGCTCGCTCAAGCTCGCGCCGGCAAGCGTCGTCGTGCCCTATCAATATTCGATGATCGTCTGGGCGGTGATTTTTGGCTTCGTCGTGTTCGGCGACGTGCCGTCGATGGCAACCATCATCGGCGCCGCGATCATCATCGGCGCCGGCCTCTACATCTATCTGCGCGAGCGTGATCTCGGCCGCCAGGAGGATACGCAGGTGAGCCCGCCGGTTTAG
- a CDS encoding GNAT family N-acetyltransferase has product MLQDFSSTTLREARPSVVATERLTLRRPTLADVKAISQLANDLRIAQNTRRLPHPYLQEHAVEFIRATAELGSESVFLIEHDETAVGMVGIDRSRPDNAELGYWLGVEHWGRGYGTEAARGAIDFFFEEFEEDHLYAGARVTNPASRNVLEKCGFQWSGVELHRFEALGSSTPVDSFRLSRGVWSSLKSWSSARRVR; this is encoded by the coding sequence ATGTTGCAGGACTTTTCGAGCACGACCTTGCGCGAGGCGAGACCGAGCGTGGTTGCCACGGAGCGGCTGACGCTGCGCCGCCCCACACTTGCCGACGTCAAGGCCATCTCGCAGCTCGCCAACGATCTCCGCATCGCCCAGAACACCCGCCGCCTGCCGCATCCCTATCTCCAGGAGCATGCGGTCGAGTTCATCCGCGCCACGGCCGAGCTCGGGAGCGAGAGCGTGTTCCTGATCGAGCACGACGAGACGGCGGTCGGCATGGTCGGCATCGATCGCTCGAGGCCCGACAATGCCGAGCTCGGCTACTGGCTCGGCGTCGAGCATTGGGGCCGCGGCTACGGCACCGAGGCCGCGCGTGGTGCGATCGACTTCTTCTTCGAGGAATTCGAGGAGGATCACCTCTATGCCGGCGCGCGCGTCACCAACCCGGCCTCGCGCAACGTGCTGGAAAAGTGCGGCTTCCAGTGGAGCGGTGTCGAGCTGCACCGCTTCGAGGCGCTGGGATCGTCAACCCCGGTCGACAGCTTTCGCCTGTCGCGCGGCGTCTGGTCCTCGCTGAAGAGCTGGAGCAGCGCACGACGGGTGCGGTAG
- the rpmA gene encoding 50S ribosomal protein L27: MAHKKAGGSSRNGRDSKGKRLGIKVFGGERVIPGNIIARQRGTTWHPGLNVGMGTDHTLFAKIEGRVAFQAKANGRTFVSVLPIAEAAE; the protein is encoded by the coding sequence ATGGCTCACAAAAAAGCAGGCGGTTCATCGCGCAACGGTCGCGATTCAAAGGGCAAGCGCCTTGGCATCAAGGTGTTCGGCGGGGAGCGCGTGATTCCCGGCAACATCATTGCGCGTCAGCGCGGCACTACCTGGCATCCCGGCCTTAATGTCGGCATGGGCACCGATCACACCCTGTTCGCCAAGATCGAGGGTCGCGTCGCGTTCCAAGCCAAAGCCAACGGCCGCACATTCGTATCGGTACTTCCGATCGCAGAGGCGGCTGAATAG
- the rplU gene encoding 50S ribosomal protein L21 produces the protein MFAVIKTGGKQYRVAPDDVLEVGKIAGEVGTIVQLNEVLVVGGDTPVLGVPTVAGASVAVEVLDHKRGPKVIAFKKRRRKNSRRKRGYRDEITVLRVTEILTDNSKPTKGPRPKKEKVAKEASKEAAE, from the coding sequence ATGTTCGCAGTCATCAAAACCGGCGGCAAGCAATACCGCGTCGCTCCGGATGATGTTCTCGAAGTAGGCAAGATCGCCGGCGAAGTCGGCACGATCGTGCAGTTGAATGAAGTCCTGGTGGTCGGCGGCGACACGCCGGTCCTGGGCGTTCCGACGGTCGCAGGTGCGTCCGTTGCGGTCGAGGTGCTCGACCACAAGCGCGGGCCGAAGGTCATCGCGTTCAAGAAGCGCCGCCGCAAGAACTCGCGCCGCAAGCGCGGCTATCGCGATGAGATCACGGTTCTGCGCGTCACCGAGATCCTGACGGACAACTCCAAGCCCACCAAGGGCCCGCGTCCGAAGAAGGAGAAGGTGGCCAAGGAAGCTTCCAAGGAAGCCGCCGAATAA
- a CDS encoding ROK family protein — protein sequence MATDELVATTGIAQHGAVRLPSVDVDSFNIEIKDEDGFLGDRASKGAFREILDHWRKPLRKTGEDPFGDEPSEKISKKVLDDMLVGDDTEASAVVHSAIEEFAQELAYVTRRFLKTKAWAKTERIVVGGGFRDSRLGELAIARADIILKSEKSGIDMVPIRAHPDEAGLIGTLHLAPSWIFEAHDSILAVDIGGTNIRCGVVETRWKKAKDLSKAAVWKSELWRHADDKPTREGAVKRLTKMLKALITQAENEGFKLAPFIGIACPGVINADGSIEKGAQNLPGNWESSKFNLPASLIEGIPVIGEHDTAILMHNDGVVQGLSEVPFMQDVERWGVLTIGTGLGNARFTNRRKENGKDRDSTENGKKKAKETKDNDKQ from the coding sequence ATGGCAACAGACGAATTGGTCGCGACGACAGGCATCGCCCAGCACGGCGCGGTGCGGCTGCCGTCGGTGGATGTCGACAGTTTCAACATTGAGATCAAGGACGAAGACGGTTTTCTCGGCGACCGCGCCAGCAAGGGCGCGTTCCGGGAAATCCTGGACCATTGGCGCAAGCCACTGCGCAAGACCGGGGAGGATCCGTTCGGCGACGAGCCCTCCGAGAAGATCAGCAAGAAGGTGTTGGACGACATGCTGGTCGGCGACGACACCGAGGCCTCCGCCGTGGTGCACAGCGCGATCGAGGAGTTCGCGCAGGAGCTGGCCTATGTGACGCGCCGTTTTCTGAAGACCAAGGCCTGGGCCAAGACCGAGCGCATCGTGGTCGGCGGCGGCTTTCGAGATTCCAGGCTCGGCGAGCTCGCGATCGCGCGGGCCGACATCATCCTGAAGTCCGAGAAATCTGGGATCGACATGGTGCCGATCCGCGCGCATCCCGATGAGGCCGGCCTGATCGGCACGCTGCATCTCGCGCCATCCTGGATCTTTGAGGCCCATGACAGCATCCTCGCCGTCGATATCGGCGGCACCAATATCCGCTGCGGCGTGGTGGAAACGCGCTGGAAGAAGGCAAAAGACCTGTCGAAAGCTGCGGTGTGGAAGTCCGAGTTGTGGCGTCACGCCGACGACAAGCCGACGCGCGAAGGTGCGGTGAAGCGGCTCACCAAGATGCTGAAGGCACTGATCACGCAAGCGGAGAACGAGGGTTTCAAGCTCGCGCCCTTCATCGGCATCGCCTGCCCCGGCGTGATCAACGCCGACGGCTCGATCGAGAAAGGCGCGCAAAACCTGCCCGGCAATTGGGAGAGTAGCAAGTTCAACCTGCCGGCGAGCCTGATCGAGGGCATTCCTGTCATCGGCGAGCACGACACCGCGATCCTCATGCACAATGACGGCGTGGTGCAGGGCCTGTCGGAAGTGCCGTTCATGCAGGACGTCGAGCGCTGGGGCGTGCTCACCATCGGCACCGGCCTCGGGAATGCGCGATTTACCAATCGCCGCAAGGAGAACGGCAAGGACCGGGACTCTACGGAGAACGGCAAGAAGAAAGCCAAGGAAACAAAGGACAACGACAAGCAGTAA
- a CDS encoding alpha/beta fold hydrolase encodes MEHLKVTANGASFHVARLGEGKPLLLLHGWPEFWLTWEPVMTRLSGRFTLIAPDLRGFGASDKPDGPYGPDQHATDMVALMDALGIARFGVVGHDVGGAVMQPLARRVPERLAGLFFFDFVYPGIGPRMAAPDRLNHIWYQSFHQMEMAPKLVGTTRENCRLYIAHFLKTWSHRKDAFDDVLDAFADNFFEDGNLAGGFAHYRAAHAARVAMMKGEAPISPPIAVPTCVRWAEHDPLFPYAWTDRISETFTDLDLAMFSGVGHFPHREDPERAAEEIAGFFQRQGWG; translated from the coding sequence ATGGAGCATCTCAAGGTCACAGCCAATGGTGCCAGCTTCCATGTGGCCCGCCTGGGCGAGGGCAAGCCGCTGCTTTTGCTGCATGGGTGGCCGGAATTCTGGCTGACCTGGGAGCCGGTGATGACGCGGCTTTCAGGCCGCTTCACGCTGATTGCGCCCGATTTGCGCGGTTTCGGCGCCAGCGACAAGCCTGATGGCCCTTACGGGCCGGACCAGCACGCCACCGACATGGTGGCCCTGATGGATGCGCTGGGGATCGCGCGATTCGGTGTCGTCGGCCATGATGTCGGCGGCGCCGTGATGCAGCCCCTCGCCCGCCGTGTGCCGGAGCGGCTCGCCGGGCTGTTCTTCTTCGATTTCGTCTATCCCGGCATCGGCCCGCGCATGGCGGCGCCCGACCGGCTCAACCACATCTGGTACCAGTCGTTCCACCAGATGGAGATGGCCCCAAAGCTCGTCGGCACGACGCGCGAAAACTGCCGGCTCTATATCGCGCATTTCCTCAAGACCTGGTCGCATCGCAAGGACGCCTTCGACGATGTGCTCGATGCCTTCGCCGATAATTTCTTTGAGGATGGCAATCTTGCGGGCGGCTTTGCGCATTATCGCGCGGCCCATGCGGCGCGCGTCGCCATGATGAAGGGGGAAGCGCCAATATCACCGCCGATCGCGGTGCCGACCTGCGTGCGCTGGGCCGAGCACGATCCGCTGTTTCCCTATGCCTGGACTGATCGTATCAGCGAAACCTTCACCGATCTCGATCTCGCAATGTTCAGCGGCGTCGGACACTTCCCCCATCGCGAGGATCCGGAGCGCGCGGCAGAGGAGATTGCGGGATTTTTTCAACGGCAGGGTTGGGGTTAA
- the soxA gene encoding sulfur oxidation c-type cytochrome SoxA, which translates to MRFLGIIAIAALATAQAVVAGEIPQAERRSSYSFMAPDTKAIQDDDTSNPGMLWVLDGEALWTRKDGIAAKACADCHQDARTSMKGVAARYPAFDKTLGRLVDLEQRINLCRANHQQASPLAYESRDLLALTAFVARQSREMPIETGGDPQLAQFIASGRDLFMRRQGQLNLACTNCHDDNWDKRLAGSAITQAHPTGYPLYRLEWQTLGSLQRRLRSCMTGIRAQPYDYGAPEMVELELYLMSRARGMKVEAPGVRP; encoded by the coding sequence ATGAGATTTTTGGGCATCATCGCGATCGCTGCGCTGGCAACGGCTCAAGCGGTGGTCGCCGGCGAAATCCCGCAAGCCGAGCGCCGCTCCAGCTACAGTTTCATGGCTCCTGACACCAAGGCGATCCAGGACGACGACACATCCAATCCCGGCATGCTCTGGGTCCTCGACGGCGAAGCGTTGTGGACTCGCAAGGACGGCATTGCCGCCAAGGCCTGTGCCGATTGCCATCAGGACGCGCGCACGAGCATGAAGGGTGTTGCCGCGCGTTATCCGGCCTTCGACAAGACGCTCGGCCGCCTGGTCGACCTGGAGCAGCGGATCAATCTGTGCCGGGCCAATCATCAGCAGGCGAGCCCGCTCGCCTATGAGAGCCGCGACCTGCTCGCGCTCACCGCCTTCGTTGCGCGGCAGTCGCGCGAGATGCCGATCGAGACCGGCGGCGATCCGCAACTCGCACAATTCATCGCCAGCGGGCGCGATCTCTTTATGCGACGGCAGGGCCAGCTCAATCTCGCCTGCACGAATTGCCACGATGACAACTGGGACAAGCGCCTCGCGGGATCCGCAATCACGCAGGCCCACCCGACCGGCTATCCCCTCTACCGCCTGGAATGGCAGACGCTCGGATCATTGCAGCGCCGCCTGCGAAGCTGCATGACCGGCATCCGCGCACAGCCTTACGACTACGGCGCCCCTGAGATGGTCGAGCTCGAGCTCTATCTGATGTCACGCGCACGCGGCATGAAGGTGGAGGCACCCGGCGTGAGGCCGTAG
- the soxZ gene encoding thiosulfate oxidation carrier complex protein SoxZ: MPAALINVPAKAKRGDVIEIKTLMSHIMETGYRHTASGEVVPRNIITSFACRYNGAEIFRADLYPAISANPFITFFTTATESGKFEFEWIGDNGFSETASASIVVE, encoded by the coding sequence ATGCCCGCCGCCCTCATCAACGTGCCGGCGAAGGCCAAACGCGGTGATGTGATCGAGATCAAGACGCTGATGTCGCACATCATGGAAACAGGCTATCGCCACACCGCGTCCGGCGAGGTGGTGCCGCGCAACATCATCACGAGCTTTGCCTGCCGCTACAATGGCGCCGAGATCTTTCGTGCCGATCTCTATCCGGCAATATCAGCCAATCCGTTCATCACGTTCTTCACGACGGCGACCGAAAGCGGCAAGTTCGAGTTCGAATGGATCGGTGACAACGGCTTTTCCGAGACCGCCTCGGCGTCGATCGTCGTCGAATGA
- a CDS encoding SoxY-related AACIE arm protein encodes MTNFHPPTRRTFLGLAGGAAALVTAPVVTVRPADATPAMLSAAIRNVVGEANVRTGRVRLDIPPLVENGNTVPMTVSVTSPMTANDYVKSIHVFNEKNPQPNIGNFHLGPRAGRAQVSTRIRLADSQKVVAIARLSDDTFWSATVDIVVTLAACTEEVI; translated from the coding sequence ATGACGAACTTTCACCCACCCACGCGCCGAACGTTTTTGGGCCTCGCCGGCGGCGCGGCCGCGCTGGTGACAGCGCCCGTTGTCACAGTGCGCCCGGCCGATGCGACGCCGGCCATGCTGTCAGCGGCGATCCGCAACGTCGTCGGTGAAGCCAATGTGCGAACCGGTAGGGTGAGGCTCGACATTCCGCCGCTGGTCGAGAACGGCAACACGGTGCCGATGACGGTAAGCGTCACCAGCCCGATGACGGCGAACGACTATGTGAAGAGCATCCACGTCTTCAACGAGAAGAACCCGCAGCCAAACATCGGCAACTTCCATCTCGGGCCGCGGGCCGGCCGCGCGCAGGTGTCGACCCGCATCCGCCTCGCCGACAGCCAGAAGGTGGTCGCGATCGCGCGGCTATCCGACGACACGTTCTGGTCGGCCACCGTCGACATCGTCGTGACGCTCGCCGCCTGCACCGAGGAGGTGATCTGA
- the soxX gene encoding sulfur oxidation c-type cytochrome SoxX, whose translation MARASTIALVAIAWLAAPRPAEAEESLHSYAIVGDAIPEPLTGANGDAAHGRALVVERASTCILCHGGPFPEQKFQGDLAPNLSGSGNRWSEGQLRLRLVDASRLNAATIMPSYYRVDGFDRVGNAWRGKPILSAEQIEDIVAYLVTLRD comes from the coding sequence TTGGCTAGGGCATCGACCATAGCGCTCGTCGCAATCGCCTGGCTTGCAGCACCACGGCCCGCCGAGGCCGAGGAGAGCCTGCACTCCTACGCGATCGTCGGTGACGCGATCCCGGAACCGCTGACGGGAGCCAATGGCGACGCGGCGCATGGACGCGCGCTGGTGGTCGAACGCGCCTCGACGTGCATCCTCTGTCACGGCGGGCCGTTCCCCGAGCAGAAGTTCCAGGGCGATCTTGCGCCAAATCTGTCCGGCAGCGGCAACCGCTGGTCGGAAGGACAGTTGAGGTTGCGGCTGGTGGATGCATCGCGTCTCAATGCCGCGACGATCATGCCGTCGTACTACCGCGTGGACGGATTCGACCGTGTCGGTAATGCCTGGCGCGGCAAGCCGATCCTGTCGGCGGAACAGATCGAAGACATCGTGGCGTATCTGGTGACGCTGCGTGACTAG
- a CDS encoding FCSD flavin-binding domain-containing protein: MAVTHRPTRRDVARGAAALAAAALACPSFAQGSARVAVIGGGFGGAACARALRRLDSRLQVTLIVPGPTFVACPFSNEVIAGLRQLSEQTFTYDRIAADGVTVVAQAAVKVDAQARTIRLADGRTLAYDRLVLAPGIEIRFDALPGYDEPASAKMPHAWTAGEQTVVLRRQIEAMDDGGVVAIVVPAAPLRCPPAPYERASLIAHYLKARKPRSKILILDAKDSYSQQKLFERAWQELYPGMIERIALSQGGRVTSVNPATNEIVTDFGNYTAQVANVIPPQRAGRIAEIVGAADHTGWCPIDPVTFASKIAPNIHVIGDAAIAGGIPKSASAASAQGKACAAAIVNAFTGKPADMPRLNGACYNTVAPSYAFSLKGIYQPKEDQYAEVEATTSPVDASREVRQREAEQALDWFKAITVDTFG; this comes from the coding sequence ATGGCCGTCACGCATCGTCCGACGCGGCGAGATGTCGCCCGCGGAGCCGCCGCCCTTGCGGCGGCCGCGCTGGCATGCCCGTCCTTCGCGCAAGGGAGCGCGCGCGTCGCCGTGATCGGCGGCGGATTTGGCGGCGCGGCCTGCGCGCGTGCGCTGCGCCGGCTCGATTCAAGACTGCAGGTGACGCTGATCGTGCCGGGCCCGACATTCGTGGCCTGCCCGTTCAGCAATGAAGTGATCGCGGGCCTGCGCCAATTGTCCGAGCAGACCTTTACCTACGACAGGATCGCGGCAGACGGCGTCACGGTCGTCGCACAGGCCGCCGTGAAGGTGGATGCGCAAGCGCGCACGATCCGCCTCGCCGACGGCCGCACGCTCGCCTATGACCGCCTGGTACTCGCGCCCGGCATCGAGATACGCTTCGATGCGCTGCCGGGTTACGACGAACCCGCGTCAGCAAAAATGCCGCACGCCTGGACGGCCGGCGAGCAGACGGTGGTGTTGCGGCGGCAGATCGAGGCCATGGACGATGGCGGCGTCGTCGCGATCGTGGTCCCGGCCGCGCCCCTGCGCTGTCCGCCCGCGCCCTATGAGCGCGCCAGCCTGATCGCGCACTACCTGAAAGCGCGGAAGCCGCGCTCAAAAATCCTGATTCTCGACGCCAAGGACAGCTATTCGCAGCAAAAGCTGTTCGAGCGCGCCTGGCAGGAGCTCTATCCCGGCATGATCGAGCGCATCGCGCTGTCGCAGGGCGGGCGCGTCACGTCGGTCAATCCCGCGACCAACGAGATCGTCACCGATTTCGGCAACTACACCGCACAGGTCGCCAACGTGATTCCGCCGCAGCGCGCCGGTCGTATCGCCGAGATCGTCGGCGCCGCCGACCACACCGGCTGGTGCCCGATCGATCCCGTCACCTTTGCGTCAAAAATCGCGCCCAACATCCATGTCATCGGCGATGCCGCCATCGCCGGCGGTATCCCGAAATCGGCGTCCGCCGCGAGCGCACAAGGCAAGGCCTGCGCGGCGGCGATCGTCAACGCCTTCACAGGCAAGCCGGCGGACATGCCGCGGCTCAACGGCGCCTGCTACAACACGGTGGCGCCGAGCTACGCGTTTTCGCTGAAGGGCATCTATCAGCCCAAGGAAGATCAGTACGCCGAGGTCGAAGCAACCACGAGCCCCGTCGACGCATCGCGCGAGGTGCGCCAACGCGAGGCGGAACAGGCGCTGGACTGGTTCAAAGCCATAACGGTGGACACGTTTGGCTAG